A stretch of Solenopsis invicta isolate M01_SB chromosome 9, UNIL_Sinv_3.0, whole genome shotgun sequence DNA encodes these proteins:
- the LOC105204218 gene encoding G-protein coupled receptor Mth isoform X1 — protein MSMIRFALLGLLLSLIKASSEWQLTKCCPPGQIYVNSFTNCESLPLFAIDVYSHYWNITREFQRIPQCNEPEDLVTTVLDDFESDTVLEVSGCLEYFYKSEEKKPIIIIRYCRSNKDQQVKANDTSFPQLLHTRKCCFGDTIFDSGAKTCVTRLNESQSLGAFLFNKSTDAESSVILTQGPPKCKGPIVNYEINENDIFLRNNTYMVMIPVLKNNVKEEPVTEDNACLEMTPDFAVKRSLVVRICRDPQFCDTNACIRKCCPEDTYTYKDSCTNLLNVTNEVGKFYNAFVNAVDQTNSFTFDTNKSHGILIQEPQCDLLYRYDSNDWEKHVLLTSNGHVFINNYDTNDMHCFEVYHNYSDYNSSRFELLVCPKYLKTETYKNADWWFAILVVKCIFLLMTLLVYAYLPNLQNIHGKTVICYVSSILLTTTCTFISNWYVNVGHKLQKTSCKVLAYIGFFFFHAIFFWLNVLCFDIWRTFGSVRENMNIKDRKNTKRLLLYCLHGWGIPLLFSIFIIVADNTDFLPEYLAPDIGNIGCTLSYRYNWNNYSDLIFAYGPQTIVTISNVLFFILTAKYYNTVKADIKNINTDPRSKQFDSIKNRFIMFVKLFIVMGMQWIFETVEYFLAKSLGFDHHVKVFFYLSLVLECLEGLLIFIIFVMKKNVYQTIRKRLQDIKKN, from the exons ATGTCTATGATAAGGTTTGCTTTGCTCGGCCTGCTATTATCCTTGATAAAAGCATCATCCGAGTGGCAACTGACGAAATGTTGCCCACCGGGACAGATCTATGTAAACAGTTTCACCAACTGTGAATCATTACCGTTATTCGCGATAGACGTGTATTCTCACTATTGGAACATTACCCGAGAGTTCCAAAGAATTCCTCAGTGCAACGAACCTGAGGATCTTGTGACAACGGTACTCGACGATTTTGAATCTGACACTGTCTTGGag GTGTCAGGTTGccttgaatatttttacaagtcagaggaaaaaaaacccataataataattcgttaCTGTCGATCAAACAAGGACCAACAAGTGAAAGCAAATGATACATCCTTTCCGCAACTCTTACACACCAGAAAATGCTGCTTTGGCGATACAATATTCGACAGCGGCGCAAAGACATGTGTGACCCGATTAAACGAATCACAGAGTCTTGGagcatttttgttcaataaatCGACTGACGCAGAAAGTTCAGTGATACTCACCCAAGGTCCACCTAAGTGTAAAGGACCGATTGTTAACTATGAAATTAACGAAAACGATATCTTTCTACGGAACAATACATATATG GTGATGATACCagtgttgaaaaataatgtcaaagagGAACCAGTTACTGAGGATAACGCTTGTCTCGAGATGACGCCGGATTTTGCAGTTAAACGAAGCTTGGTAGTCCGTATCTGTAGGGATCCGCAATTCTGCGACACGAACGCTTGTATCAGAAAGTGCTGTCCAGAAGATACATATACTTATAAAGATAGTTGCACTAACTTGCTCAATGTTACCAATGAAGTGggaaaattttacaatgctTTTGTGAACGCCGTAGATCAAACCAATTCGTTCACTTTCGACACGAACAAAA gccACGGGATTTTGATTCAGGAGCCACAGTGTGACTTATTATACCGTTACGATTCAAATGATTGGGAGAAACATGTGTTACTGACGTCAAATGGAcatgtttttatcaataattatgatACAAACGACATGCACTGCTTCGAAGTCTATCATAACTATTCCGACTACAACTCTTCTCGTTTTGAACTGTTGGTCTGTCCCAAATACCTGAAGACTGAGacttataaaaa cgCTGACTGGTGGTTCGCCATATTGGTCGTCAAATGTATATTTCTGTTGATGACGTTGCTAGTGTACGCGTACTTACCGAATCTGCAAAATATTCATGGAAAAACGGTTATATGTTATGTGAGCAGTATCTTGCTGACTACCACCTGCACGTTCATCAGCAATTGGTACGTCAATGTTGGACATAAGCTACAAAAAACATCGTGCAAAGTTTTAG CTTACatcgggttttttttttttcatgcgaTATTTTTCTGGCTTAATGTCTTGTGCTTCGACATATGGCGAACATTCGG ATCTGTACGTgagaatatgaatataaaggaCCGCAAAAATACGAAACGGTTGCTGTTGTACTGTTTACATGGGTGGGGCATCCCTTTACTGTTTTCAATCTTTATTATCGTTGCCGATAACACGGATTTCCTGCCAGAATATCTGGCACCCGATATTGGCAATATCGGATGTACGTTATCAT ATAGATACAATTGGAATAACTACAGCGATTTAATTTTCGCTTATGGACCGCAGACGATTGTAACAATATCCAACGTGCTATTTTTCATTCTCACGGCGAAATATTACAATACAGTAAAAgcggatataaaaaatataaataccgaTCCCAGAAGCAAACAATTTGATTCCATTAAGAACAG attTATCATGTTCGTCAAACTGTTCATCGTTATGGGAATGCAATGGATATTCGAGACAGTAGAGTACTTCCTCGCCAAATCTTTAGGTTTCGATCATCACGTGAAGGTGTTTTTTTACCTCAGTTTAGTCTTAGAGTGTCTTGAaggtttattaattttcattatttttgttatgaaaaaaaatgtgtatcaaACTATTCGCAAACGATtgcaagatataaaaaaaaattaa
- the LOC105204218 gene encoding uncharacterized protein LOC105204218 isoform X7 produces the protein MSMIRFALLGLLLSLIKASSEWQLTKCCPPGQIYVNSFTNCESLPLFAIDVYSHYWNITREFQRIPQCNEPEDLVTTVLDDFESDTVLEVSGCLEYFYKSEEKKPIIIIRYCRSNKDQQVKANDTSFPQLLHTRKCCFGDTIFDSGAKTCVTRLNESQSLGAFLFNKSTDAESSVILTQGPPKCKGPIVNYEINENDIFLRNNTYMVMIPVLKNNVKEEPVTEDNACLEMTPDFAVKRSLVVRICRDPQFCDTNACIRKCCPEDTYTYKDSCTNLLNVTNEVGKFYNAFVNAVDQTNSFTFDTNKSHGILIQEPQCDLLYRYDSNDWEKHVLLTSNGHVFINNYDTNDMHCFEVYHNYSDYNSSRFELLVCPKYLKTETYKNADWWFAILVVKCIFLLMTLLVYAYLPNLQNIHGKTVICYVSSILLTTTCTFISNWYVNVGHKLQKTSCKVLAYIGFFFFHAIFFWLNVLCFDIWRTFGSVRENMNIKDRKNTKRLLLYCLHGWGIPLLFSIFIIVADNTDFLPEYLAPDIGNIGCTLSYLSCSSNCSSLWECNGYSRQ, from the exons ATGTCTATGATAAGGTTTGCTTTGCTCGGCCTGCTATTATCCTTGATAAAAGCATCATCCGAGTGGCAACTGACGAAATGTTGCCCACCGGGACAGATCTATGTAAACAGTTTCACCAACTGTGAATCATTACCGTTATTCGCGATAGACGTGTATTCTCACTATTGGAACATTACCCGAGAGTTCCAAAGAATTCCTCAGTGCAACGAACCTGAGGATCTTGTGACAACGGTACTCGACGATTTTGAATCTGACACTGTCTTGGag GTGTCAGGTTGccttgaatatttttacaagtcagaggaaaaaaaacccataataataattcgttaCTGTCGATCAAACAAGGACCAACAAGTGAAAGCAAATGATACATCCTTTCCGCAACTCTTACACACCAGAAAATGCTGCTTTGGCGATACAATATTCGACAGCGGCGCAAAGACATGTGTGACCCGATTAAACGAATCACAGAGTCTTGGagcatttttgttcaataaatCGACTGACGCAGAAAGTTCAGTGATACTCACCCAAGGTCCACCTAAGTGTAAAGGACCGATTGTTAACTATGAAATTAACGAAAACGATATCTTTCTACGGAACAATACATATATG GTGATGATACCagtgttgaaaaataatgtcaaagagGAACCAGTTACTGAGGATAACGCTTGTCTCGAGATGACGCCGGATTTTGCAGTTAAACGAAGCTTGGTAGTCCGTATCTGTAGGGATCCGCAATTCTGCGACACGAACGCTTGTATCAGAAAGTGCTGTCCAGAAGATACATATACTTATAAAGATAGTTGCACTAACTTGCTCAATGTTACCAATGAAGTGggaaaattttacaatgctTTTGTGAACGCCGTAGATCAAACCAATTCGTTCACTTTCGACACGAACAAAA gccACGGGATTTTGATTCAGGAGCCACAGTGTGACTTATTATACCGTTACGATTCAAATGATTGGGAGAAACATGTGTTACTGACGTCAAATGGAcatgtttttatcaataattatgatACAAACGACATGCACTGCTTCGAAGTCTATCATAACTATTCCGACTACAACTCTTCTCGTTTTGAACTGTTGGTCTGTCCCAAATACCTGAAGACTGAGacttataaaaa cgCTGACTGGTGGTTCGCCATATTGGTCGTCAAATGTATATTTCTGTTGATGACGTTGCTAGTGTACGCGTACTTACCGAATCTGCAAAATATTCATGGAAAAACGGTTATATGTTATGTGAGCAGTATCTTGCTGACTACCACCTGCACGTTCATCAGCAATTGGTACGTCAATGTTGGACATAAGCTACAAAAAACATCGTGCAAAGTTTTAG CTTACatcgggttttttttttttcatgcgaTATTTTTCTGGCTTAATGTCTTGTGCTTCGACATATGGCGAACATTCGG ATCTGTACGTgagaatatgaatataaaggaCCGCAAAAATACGAAACGGTTGCTGTTGTACTGTTTACATGGGTGGGGCATCCCTTTACTGTTTTCAATCTTTATTATCGTTGCCGATAACACGGATTTCCTGCCAGAATATCTGGCACCCGATATTGGCAATATCGGATGTACGTTATCAT attTATCATGTTCGTCAAACTGTTCATCGTTATGGGAATGCAATGGATATTCGAGACAGTAG
- the LOC105204218 gene encoding G-protein coupled receptor Mth isoform X6: protein MSMIRFALLGLLLSLIKASSEWQLTKCCPPGQIYVNSFTNCESLPLFAIDVYSHYWNITREFQRIPQCNEPEDLVTTVLDDFESDTVLEVSGCLEYFYKSEEKKPIIIIRYCRSNKDQQVKANDTSFPQLLHTRKCCFGDTIFDSGAKTCVTRLNESQSLGAFLFNKSTDAESSVILTQGPPKCKGPIVNYEINENDIFLRNNTYMVMIPVLKNNVKEEPVTEDNACLEMTPDFAVKRSLVVRICRDPQFCDTNACIRKCCPEDTYTYKDSCTNLLNVTNEVGKFYNAFVNAVDQTNSFTFDTNKSHGILIQEPQCDLLYRYDSNDWEKHVLLTSNGHVFINNYDTNDMHCFEVYHNYSDYNSSRFELLVCPKYLKTETYKNADWWFAILVVKCIFLLMTLLVYAYLPNLQNIHGKTVICYVSSILLTTTCTFISNWYVNVGHKLQKTSCKVLAYIGFFFFHAIFFWLNVLCFDIWRTFGSVRENMNIKDRKNTKRLLLYCLHGWGIPLLFSIFIIVADNTDFLPEYLAPDIGNIGCTLSYRYNWNNYSDLIFAYGPQTIVTISNVLFFILTAKYYNTVKADIKNINTDPRSKQFDSIKNRDTYKENEYSTEYTDNSLQRNITSGRQENW, encoded by the exons ATGTCTATGATAAGGTTTGCTTTGCTCGGCCTGCTATTATCCTTGATAAAAGCATCATCCGAGTGGCAACTGACGAAATGTTGCCCACCGGGACAGATCTATGTAAACAGTTTCACCAACTGTGAATCATTACCGTTATTCGCGATAGACGTGTATTCTCACTATTGGAACATTACCCGAGAGTTCCAAAGAATTCCTCAGTGCAACGAACCTGAGGATCTTGTGACAACGGTACTCGACGATTTTGAATCTGACACTGTCTTGGag GTGTCAGGTTGccttgaatatttttacaagtcagaggaaaaaaaacccataataataattcgttaCTGTCGATCAAACAAGGACCAACAAGTGAAAGCAAATGATACATCCTTTCCGCAACTCTTACACACCAGAAAATGCTGCTTTGGCGATACAATATTCGACAGCGGCGCAAAGACATGTGTGACCCGATTAAACGAATCACAGAGTCTTGGagcatttttgttcaataaatCGACTGACGCAGAAAGTTCAGTGATACTCACCCAAGGTCCACCTAAGTGTAAAGGACCGATTGTTAACTATGAAATTAACGAAAACGATATCTTTCTACGGAACAATACATATATG GTGATGATACCagtgttgaaaaataatgtcaaagagGAACCAGTTACTGAGGATAACGCTTGTCTCGAGATGACGCCGGATTTTGCAGTTAAACGAAGCTTGGTAGTCCGTATCTGTAGGGATCCGCAATTCTGCGACACGAACGCTTGTATCAGAAAGTGCTGTCCAGAAGATACATATACTTATAAAGATAGTTGCACTAACTTGCTCAATGTTACCAATGAAGTGggaaaattttacaatgctTTTGTGAACGCCGTAGATCAAACCAATTCGTTCACTTTCGACACGAACAAAA gccACGGGATTTTGATTCAGGAGCCACAGTGTGACTTATTATACCGTTACGATTCAAATGATTGGGAGAAACATGTGTTACTGACGTCAAATGGAcatgtttttatcaataattatgatACAAACGACATGCACTGCTTCGAAGTCTATCATAACTATTCCGACTACAACTCTTCTCGTTTTGAACTGTTGGTCTGTCCCAAATACCTGAAGACTGAGacttataaaaa cgCTGACTGGTGGTTCGCCATATTGGTCGTCAAATGTATATTTCTGTTGATGACGTTGCTAGTGTACGCGTACTTACCGAATCTGCAAAATATTCATGGAAAAACGGTTATATGTTATGTGAGCAGTATCTTGCTGACTACCACCTGCACGTTCATCAGCAATTGGTACGTCAATGTTGGACATAAGCTACAAAAAACATCGTGCAAAGTTTTAG CTTACatcgggttttttttttttcatgcgaTATTTTTCTGGCTTAATGTCTTGTGCTTCGACATATGGCGAACATTCGG ATCTGTACGTgagaatatgaatataaaggaCCGCAAAAATACGAAACGGTTGCTGTTGTACTGTTTACATGGGTGGGGCATCCCTTTACTGTTTTCAATCTTTATTATCGTTGCCGATAACACGGATTTCCTGCCAGAATATCTGGCACCCGATATTGGCAATATCGGATGTACGTTATCAT ATAGATACAATTGGAATAACTACAGCGATTTAATTTTCGCTTATGGACCGCAGACGATTGTAACAATATCCAACGTGCTATTTTTCATTCTCACGGCGAAATATTACAATACAGTAAAAgcggatataaaaaatataaataccgaTCCCAGAAGCAAACAATTTGATTCCATTAAGAACAG
- the LOC105204218 gene encoding uncharacterized protein LOC105204218 isoform X8, producing the protein MSMIRFALLGLLLSLIKASSEWQLTKCCPPGQIYVNSFTNCESLPLFAIDVYSHYWNITREFQRIPQCNEPEDLVTTVLDDFESDTVLEVSGCLEYFYKSEEKKPIIIIRYCRSNKDQQVKANDTSFPQLLHTRKCCFGDTIFDSGAKTCVTRLNESQSLGAFLFNKSTDAESSVILTQGPPKCKGPIVNYEINENDIFLRNNTYMVMIPVLKNNVKEEPVTEDNACLEMTPDFAVKRSLVVRICRDPQFCDTNACIRKCCPEDTYTYKDSCTNLLNVTNEVGKFYNAFVNAVDQTNSFTFDTNKSHGILIQEPQCDLLYRYDSNDWEKHVLLTSNGHVFINNYDTNDMHCFEVYHNYSDYNSSRFELLVCPKYLKTETYKNADWWFAILVVKCIFLLMTLLVYAYLPNLQNIHGKTVICYVSSILLTTTCTFISNWYVNVGHKLQKTSCKVLAYIGFFFFHAIFFWLNVLCFDIWRTFGSVRENMNIKDRKNTKRLLLYCLHGWGIPLLFSIFIIVADNTDFLPEYLAPDIGNIGCTLSYTIGITTAI; encoded by the exons ATGTCTATGATAAGGTTTGCTTTGCTCGGCCTGCTATTATCCTTGATAAAAGCATCATCCGAGTGGCAACTGACGAAATGTTGCCCACCGGGACAGATCTATGTAAACAGTTTCACCAACTGTGAATCATTACCGTTATTCGCGATAGACGTGTATTCTCACTATTGGAACATTACCCGAGAGTTCCAAAGAATTCCTCAGTGCAACGAACCTGAGGATCTTGTGACAACGGTACTCGACGATTTTGAATCTGACACTGTCTTGGag GTGTCAGGTTGccttgaatatttttacaagtcagaggaaaaaaaacccataataataattcgttaCTGTCGATCAAACAAGGACCAACAAGTGAAAGCAAATGATACATCCTTTCCGCAACTCTTACACACCAGAAAATGCTGCTTTGGCGATACAATATTCGACAGCGGCGCAAAGACATGTGTGACCCGATTAAACGAATCACAGAGTCTTGGagcatttttgttcaataaatCGACTGACGCAGAAAGTTCAGTGATACTCACCCAAGGTCCACCTAAGTGTAAAGGACCGATTGTTAACTATGAAATTAACGAAAACGATATCTTTCTACGGAACAATACATATATG GTGATGATACCagtgttgaaaaataatgtcaaagagGAACCAGTTACTGAGGATAACGCTTGTCTCGAGATGACGCCGGATTTTGCAGTTAAACGAAGCTTGGTAGTCCGTATCTGTAGGGATCCGCAATTCTGCGACACGAACGCTTGTATCAGAAAGTGCTGTCCAGAAGATACATATACTTATAAAGATAGTTGCACTAACTTGCTCAATGTTACCAATGAAGTGggaaaattttacaatgctTTTGTGAACGCCGTAGATCAAACCAATTCGTTCACTTTCGACACGAACAAAA gccACGGGATTTTGATTCAGGAGCCACAGTGTGACTTATTATACCGTTACGATTCAAATGATTGGGAGAAACATGTGTTACTGACGTCAAATGGAcatgtttttatcaataattatgatACAAACGACATGCACTGCTTCGAAGTCTATCATAACTATTCCGACTACAACTCTTCTCGTTTTGAACTGTTGGTCTGTCCCAAATACCTGAAGACTGAGacttataaaaa cgCTGACTGGTGGTTCGCCATATTGGTCGTCAAATGTATATTTCTGTTGATGACGTTGCTAGTGTACGCGTACTTACCGAATCTGCAAAATATTCATGGAAAAACGGTTATATGTTATGTGAGCAGTATCTTGCTGACTACCACCTGCACGTTCATCAGCAATTGGTACGTCAATGTTGGACATAAGCTACAAAAAACATCGTGCAAAGTTTTAG CTTACatcgggttttttttttttcatgcgaTATTTTTCTGGCTTAATGTCTTGTGCTTCGACATATGGCGAACATTCGG ATCTGTACGTgagaatatgaatataaaggaCCGCAAAAATACGAAACGGTTGCTGTTGTACTGTTTACATGGGTGGGGCATCCCTTTACTGTTTTCAATCTTTATTATCGTTGCCGATAACACGGATTTCCTGCCAGAATATCTGGCACCCGATATTGGCAATATCGGATGTACGTTATCAT ATACAATTGGAATAACTACAGCGATTTAA